In Rutidosis leptorrhynchoides isolate AG116_Rl617_1_P2 chromosome 2, CSIRO_AGI_Rlap_v1, whole genome shotgun sequence, one genomic interval encodes:
- the LOC139890166 gene encoding uncharacterized protein At1g76070-like, translating to MGDENLRRGLRRGGGVVELATRSATRWRLAPTPSALSREYMSMTKILKFLPKTASVSFQNPSIYSPPKDQKSLQKPLKSNLGIGFNVTIISPENNLQKLKNNSSFKVVVEPTSPTVSCMGQVKCKHYQKLVNAANKKPLPISRKPISRTMSYTPLRTLNNDDYQEKANSVAVKTKKKFAFSSLFSCSSKKCDNINNKPTVMMNSPKTSCLSTMKKFSSGRDAFSSFDWTAQVVPLDNNHENYGSDNEVDENDTIPSSAPLMVGGVNSEPKKEINLWKRRTMAQPKPLQLQFAP from the exons ATGGGGGACGAGAACTTGCGACGGGGTTTGCGACGGGGTGGGGGAGTGGTGGAACTTGCGACGAGGTCGGCGACGAGGTGGAGACTTGCTCCCACTCCCAGCGCTCTAAGTCGAGAGTACATG TCAATGACCAAAATCTTGAAATTTTTACCAAAGACAGCATCTGTTTCATTTCAAAACCCTTCAATTTACAGCCCACCAAAAGATCAAAAATCATTGCAAAAACCCCTCAAATCTAATCTTGGAATCGGTTTCAACGTTACCATAATTTCGCCCGAAAATAATCTCCAAAAACTTAAAAACAACTCATCTTTTAAAGTTGTAGTTGAGCCCACATCTCCAACAGTCTCTTGCATGGGTCAAGTCAAGTGCAAACATTACCAAAAACTGGTTAATGCTGCTAATAAAAAACCACTACCCATTAGCCGAAAACCCATCTCACGAACGATGTCTTATACCCCTCTTAGAACTCTTAACAATGATGACTATCAAGAAAAAGCCAACTCGGTAGCCGTTAAGACCAAGAAAAAGTTTGCGTTTTCAAGCTTATTTAGTTGTAGTAGTAAAAAGTGTGACAACATAAACAACAAGCCCACAGTGATGATGAATTCACCAAAGACATCATGTTTGAGCACAATGAAGAAATTTTCGAGTGGGAGAGATGCATTTTCGAGTTTTGATTGGACGGCACAAGTTGTACCGTTGGATAACAATCACGAAAACTATGGAAGCGACAACGAAGTGGATGAAAATGATACGATCCCTTCATCTGCACCATTAATG GTTGGAGGTGTGAATTCAGAACCTAAAAAGGAGATTAATTTGTGGAAGAGAAGAACCATGGCTCAACCTAAGCCTCTTCAATTGCAGTTTGCTCCTTAA
- the LOC139890165 gene encoding protein RDM16-like yields MNSRSSRKHSRKHRDSDRERDKNHRSKYRDTDGENCRRRSERERSENIDVRVKREKSYDRETSTDRELREKSVDNRRRHHHHKRKHRNDDIDDEDKKRSRVLDERKKRKRFEYNVAAAEDDIDIEKRKQRRKLEDKLNKEEIDLDNCLVIDSNGDHKLKSEVKDELFGGALESHNKTLRETSVAPSHPPPSKVSSISSKHENKGVNSNRSHEVPSADAISKAKATLLKSLQNMKMLNKLGINAKAHVLRLDRFGREVDEHGNVQVNNIPKLNNLSTLKVNINKNKKDYAAFKISKPELEVGPAKNPHFDPRMGIDKVKLLRPKKTTFQFIEEGTWVKEAEMLKLKSQFGEAQARDLKAKQAQLAKAKAEPDINPNLIEVSNRIVIIEEEPKDPIPDVEWWDVPLLESGSYGNIVLKKGKVTLYVEHPHPIEPPAEPAPPPPQPLKLTQKERKKLRTQRRLATEQNRQELIRQGLLEPPKPKVKMSNLMRVVGSEATQDPTRLEMKIRSAAAEREQAHVDRNIARKLTPAERREKKERKLFDDNNNTLETIVSVYKVNDLSHPQTRSKVYVNAEQNRLSGCAVMLSKGGVCVVVVEGGNKSIRRYQKLMLKRINWAAAPVKQENEDDEDHDDEKTMNKCVLVWQGTVAKPSFHRFSVHDCRTEIAARKVFTDAGVAHYWDLAFAI; encoded by the coding sequence ATGAATAGTCGATCCAGCCGGAAACACAGCCGGAAACACAGAGATTCCGATCGCGAAAGAGACAAGAACCACCGCTCCAAATACCGCGACACCGACGGTGAAAATTGCCGTCGCCGTTCCGAACGCGAGAGATCCGAAAATATCGATGTTCGCGTGAAGCGTGAGAAGTCATACGACCGAGAAACTAGCACGGATCGAGAATTGAGAGAAAAGTCAGTGGATAATAGACGacgacatcatcatcataaacGGAAACATAGGAATGATGATATTGACGATGAAGATAAAAAGCGATCTAGGGTTTTGGATGAACGTAAAAAGCGAAAGCGATTTGAATATAATGTTGCTGCTGCTGAAGATGACATAGATATAGAAAAGAGGAAGCAGAGGAGGAAATTAGAAGATAAATTAAACAAAGAAGAAATTGATTTAGACAATTGTTTGGTGATAGATTCGAATGGTGATCATAAATTGAAGAGTGAAGTTAAAGATGAATTGTTTGGTGGTGCACTTGAATCACACAATAAGACATTACGAGAGACCTCTGTAGCACCCAGCCACCCTCCTCCTTCTAAAGTATCTTCGATTTCTAGCAAACATGAAAATAAAGGAGTTAATAGTAACAGATCTCATGAGGTTCCTTCTGCAGATGCGATTTCTAAGGCGAAAGCCACATTACTAAAGAGCTTGCAGAATATGAAGATGTTGAACAAATTAGGTATTAATGCCAAGGCTCACGTCCTCCGTTTGGATCGTTTTGGAAGGGAAGTGGATGAACATGGGAACGTGCAGGTGAATAATATACCAAAGTTAAACAATTTGAGCACCCTTAAGGTTAACATTAACAAGAACAAAAAAGATTATGCTGCATTCAAAATATCGAAACCTGAATTGGAAGTCGGCCCAGCTAAAAATCCTCACTTTGATCCTCGAATGGGAATAGATAAAGTCAAACTTTTAAGGCCTAAAAAGACGACTTTTCAGTTCATAGAAGAAGGTACATGGGTTAAGGAGGCTGAGATGTTAAAGCTAAAGAGTCAATTTGGAGAAGCACAAGCAAGAGATCTTAAAGCAAAACAAGCACAGCTGGCTAAGGCTAAGGCGGAACCCGATATCAATCCAAATTTGATAGAGGTTTCGAACAGAATTGTTATCATCGAAGAAGAGCCGAAGGATCCTATTCCTGATGTTGAGTGGTGGGACGTACCACTTTTAGAATCCGGTAGTTACGGAAACATTGTACTAAAGAAAGGAAAAGTCACATTATATGTCGAACACCCCCATCCTATCGAGCCACCAGCCGAACCAGCTCCACCACCACCTCAACCCTTAAAACTTACCCAAAAAGAACGCAAAAAACTCCGCACTCAGAGACGGTTAGCTACAGAACAAAACCGTCAAGAATTGATCAGACAGGGCCTTCTAGAACCCCCCAAACCGaaagtcaaaatgagcaatttaatGAGAGTTGTTGGTTCAGAAGCGACCCAAGACCCGACCCGTCTTGAAATGAAGATAAGAAGTGCTGCGGCCGAACGTGAACAAGCCCACGTGGACAGAAACATTGCTCGGAAACTAACACCCGCTGAAAGACGTGAAAAGAAAGAAAGGAAACTTTTTGATGACAATAATAATACTCTCGAGACAATAGTTTCCGTTTACAAAGTTAATGATCTTTCTCATCCTCAAACAAGGTCAAAAGTTTATGTTAATGCGGAACAAAATCGGCTCTCTGGCTGTGCGGTTATGCTGTCTAAGGGTGGTGTTTGTGTTGTGGTAGTGGAAGGCGGTAATAAGTCCATAAGACGTTATCAGAAGTTGATGTTAAAACGTATAAATTGGGCGGCGGCTCCTGTGAAACAagagaatgaagatgatgaagatcatGATGATGAGAAAACCATGAACAAGTGTGTCCTTGTATGGCAAGGAACTGTTGCAAAACCCAGTTTTCATAGGTTTTCGGTGCACGATTGCAGGACTGAAATTGCTGCCCGTAAGGTATTTACAGATGCTGGTGTTGCTCATTATTGGGACTTGGCTTTTGCGATATAG